In Achromobacter xylosoxidans A8, a single window of DNA contains:
- a CDS encoding DUF2955 domain-containing protein translates to MRTDPDPRGRRALRVGVGTAFCTAVSFGLDLPIPMVAPVLGVLLLASMNRPLSFKSGLGLMLMALLTTAIGLLLSPLLRYYPLSGVLLIALCLYYAFLYGLRGGNNLLSTFLIIGLTMISAAGTVDFALAALVIEALGKGLLVAVLALGGCHLLFPEPSAAPAPPAAPILPPDEASRKALRASLVVMPAFLLALTDPLGYMPIILKSVSLGRQSCVTAAQGAARELLGSTLLGGALAVAFWCALSLFVNLWMFFLWMLLFGLVAARKLYRLSPTPHPPSFWLNTLVTLIILLGQSVQDSAAGKDVYTAFAVRMGLFIGVTLYACLMLRLLEPRARTPGSQPPVQNPSTAVPQDV, encoded by the coding sequence ATGCGTACTGATCCCGATCCCCGCGGCCGGCGCGCACTGCGTGTGGGCGTGGGCACCGCTTTCTGCACGGCCGTCAGCTTCGGCCTGGACCTGCCCATTCCCATGGTCGCGCCGGTGCTGGGCGTGTTGTTGCTGGCTTCGATGAACCGGCCCCTGTCGTTCAAGAGCGGGCTGGGCCTGATGCTGATGGCGCTGCTCACGACCGCGATCGGCCTGCTGCTGAGCCCCTTGCTGCGCTACTACCCCTTGAGCGGGGTGCTGCTCATCGCCTTGTGCCTCTATTACGCCTTCCTCTATGGGTTGCGCGGCGGCAACAACCTGCTGTCGACTTTCCTCATCATCGGCCTGACCATGATTTCCGCCGCCGGCACGGTCGACTTCGCGCTGGCCGCCCTGGTGATCGAGGCGCTCGGCAAAGGCCTGCTGGTCGCCGTTCTGGCGTTGGGCGGCTGCCACCTGCTGTTCCCCGAGCCGTCGGCCGCGCCCGCGCCGCCAGCGGCTCCGATCCTGCCGCCGGACGAGGCCAGCCGCAAGGCCCTGCGCGCTTCGCTCGTGGTGATGCCGGCTTTCCTGCTGGCCTTGACCGACCCGCTGGGCTACATGCCCATCATCCTGAAGTCGGTCAGCCTGGGGCGGCAAAGCTGCGTCACGGCGGCGCAGGGCGCGGCGCGCGAACTGCTGGGCTCGACCCTGCTCGGCGGCGCGTTGGCCGTCGCTTTCTGGTGCGCGCTGAGCCTGTTCGTGAACCTGTGGATGTTCTTTCTCTGGATGCTGCTGTTCGGCCTCGTGGCCGCGCGCAAGCTCTATCGGCTGAGTCCGACCCCGCATCCGCCCAGCTTCTGGCTGAACACGCTGGTGACGCTGATCATCCTGCTGGGCCAATCGGTGCAGGACAGCGCCGCGGGCAAGGACGTCTACACCGCGTTCGCGGTGCGCATGGGCCTGTTCATCGGCGTCACGCTCTACGCCTGCCTGATGCTGCGCCTGCTCGAACCCCGGGCCCGTACGCCAGGCAGTCAGCCACCTGTACAGAATCCTTCAACCGCAGTCCCTCAAGACGTTTGA
- a CDS encoding HlyD family secretion protein codes for MSDSPSKPAAAAAPDPAKKGVRWAVLFIVLSLAWYLLADRYTPYTQQARVQAFVVPVASEVSGRVTRVHVRNNQDVDAGAVLFDVDPEHYRIAVDRARADLESTRRQIGASTAGIDSAQASLRAAQANELKARQDSTRLERLYREDQGTVSLRRLEIARANLAQAISQVAAARAEVQRAREQEGGSEEDNAKLRSAAAALEKAELDLANTQVRARSAGLITDLRTDAGQFAAAGNPVMTLIAIHDVWISAEMTENNLGHVEPGTPVAIILDALPGQIFKGRVRSVGYGVNVGPGTPPGSLPTVQNSRDWLRPAQRFPVIVEFDPGDLPALSGVRVGGQAEVMAFPSSGNPLNLLGRAYMRLMSWLSYAY; via the coding sequence ATGAGTGACTCGCCATCCAAGCCAGCCGCCGCGGCCGCGCCGGACCCAGCGAAAAAGGGCGTTCGATGGGCAGTCCTGTTCATCGTCCTGAGCCTGGCCTGGTATCTGCTGGCCGACCGCTACACCCCATACACCCAGCAGGCGCGGGTGCAGGCTTTTGTCGTGCCAGTGGCGTCGGAGGTTTCGGGGCGCGTGACCCGGGTGCACGTGCGCAACAACCAGGACGTCGACGCCGGCGCGGTGCTGTTCGACGTCGACCCCGAGCACTACCGCATCGCCGTCGACCGAGCCCGCGCCGACCTGGAATCCACGCGCAGGCAGATCGGCGCCAGCACCGCGGGCATCGATTCGGCACAGGCCTCCTTGCGCGCCGCGCAGGCCAACGAACTGAAGGCGCGCCAGGACAGCACCCGGCTCGAACGCCTGTATCGCGAGGATCAGGGCACCGTTTCGCTGCGGCGGCTGGAAATCGCGCGGGCGAATTTGGCGCAAGCCATCAGCCAGGTCGCCGCGGCGCGGGCCGAAGTGCAGCGCGCGCGCGAACAGGAAGGCGGCAGCGAGGAAGACAACGCCAAGCTGCGCAGCGCCGCGGCCGCGCTGGAAAAGGCCGAGCTGGATTTGGCCAATACGCAGGTGCGGGCGCGTTCGGCGGGACTGATCACCGACCTGCGCACCGATGCCGGACAGTTCGCCGCCGCCGGCAACCCGGTCATGACGCTGATCGCCATCCATGACGTCTGGATCAGCGCGGAAATGACGGAGAACAACCTGGGCCATGTGGAGCCCGGCACGCCGGTGGCGATCATCCTGGACGCATTGCCCGGACAGATCTTCAAGGGCCGCGTGCGCAGCGTCGGCTATGGCGTCAACGTGGGGCCGGGCACGCCGCCGGGCTCCCTGCCCACGGTGCAGAACAGCCGCGACTGGCTGCGGCCGGCACAGCGCTTTCCCGTTATCGTGGAATTCGATCCAGGCGATCTGCCGGCCCTGAGTGGCGTGCGCGTGGGCGGGCAAGCCGAGGTCATGGCCTTTCCCAGTTCCGGCAATCCGCTCAACCTGCTGGGCCGCGCGTACATGCGGCTGATGAGCTGGCTCTCCTATGCGTACTGA
- a CDS encoding efflux transporter outer membrane subunit: MSPLTCSNRLLLIGTLCLGGCMRVGPDFEPPRTSWTADWNTPALQQASLQQLQPDARQWWQVFGDPVLEYLIAQADANNAGLRIAGLRIMEARAQLGIAQSGRYPQSQVVGANALYQHRSSRSAEGNPRPSSFWQYSAGFDIGWELDFWGRFSRAIESADALYFEAQANRDDVLVLLHAQVAESYYALRTAEARLRIARDNAGIQKRSYEITQKLFRSGETDELDLQQARTQYLSTLGTIPEFESQILRTRNALAVLVGRPPGPMPELDDKTAVVPLIGRAVLQDVPANLLLRRPDIRAAELRIAAQSAQVGVAAADLYPSLTLLGSIAWSATSLAGTAGGMALLAGPALSWNVFDHGRLQNNVRVQDARLQQLIVAYQDDVRQAAREADDAASGLIKALERDGILQQSAQAAGRSLTLANALYREGYTDFQRVLDAQQALAVQQDAYVVNRGGAVSDLIALYKAMGGGWYSAEPVLDPATREQMRQRTDWGDLLSEPAPAPAAAVSAQKVRPDE, translated from the coding sequence ATGTCGCCGCTGACCTGTTCGAATCGGCTGTTGCTGATCGGTACTTTGTGCCTGGGCGGCTGCATGCGTGTCGGGCCGGATTTCGAGCCCCCGCGCACCAGTTGGACCGCGGACTGGAACACGCCCGCGCTGCAGCAGGCCAGCCTCCAGCAGCTGCAGCCCGATGCCCGGCAGTGGTGGCAAGTCTTCGGCGATCCGGTCCTCGAATACCTGATTGCGCAGGCCGACGCGAACAACGCCGGCCTGCGCATCGCGGGTCTGCGGATCATGGAAGCCCGCGCGCAACTCGGCATCGCCCAGAGCGGCCGCTACCCGCAATCGCAGGTGGTCGGGGCCAACGCCCTGTATCAGCACCGGTCATCGCGCTCGGCCGAAGGAAATCCGCGTCCCAGCAGCTTCTGGCAATACAGCGCCGGCTTCGACATAGGCTGGGAATTGGATTTCTGGGGCCGGTTCAGCCGCGCCATCGAGTCGGCCGACGCCCTGTACTTCGAGGCCCAGGCCAATCGCGACGACGTGCTGGTGCTGCTGCACGCCCAGGTGGCCGAAAGCTACTACGCGCTGCGCACCGCCGAGGCGCGGCTGCGGATCGCCCGCGACAACGCCGGCATCCAGAAGCGCAGCTACGAGATCACGCAAAAACTGTTCCGCAGCGGCGAGACCGATGAGCTGGATTTGCAGCAGGCCAGGACGCAGTACCTGAGCACCCTGGGCACCATCCCCGAATTCGAAAGCCAGATCTTGCGGACCCGCAACGCCCTGGCGGTCCTGGTCGGCCGCCCGCCCGGCCCGATGCCGGAACTGGATGACAAGACGGCGGTCGTGCCGCTGATCGGCCGGGCGGTGTTGCAGGACGTGCCCGCCAACCTGCTGCTGCGCCGTCCCGACATCCGCGCCGCGGAACTGCGCATCGCCGCGCAGTCGGCGCAAGTGGGCGTGGCCGCGGCGGATCTCTATCCTTCGCTGACCCTGCTGGGCAGCATTGCCTGGTCCGCCACGTCGCTGGCCGGCACGGCGGGCGGCATGGCGCTGCTGGCAGGTCCCGCCCTCAGCTGGAACGTGTTCGACCATGGCCGCCTGCAGAACAATGTGCGCGTTCAAGACGCGCGGCTGCAGCAACTGATCGTGGCCTACCAGGATGACGTCCGGCAGGCGGCGCGCGAGGCCGACGACGCGGCCAGCGGCCTGATCAAGGCCCTGGAGCGCGACGGCATCCTGCAGCAGTCGGCGCAGGCCGCGGGGCGCTCGCTCACCCTGGCCAACGCGCTCTATCGCGAGGGCTATACCGATTTCCAGCGGGTGCTGGACGCGCAGCAGGCGCTGGCGGTCCAGCAGGACGCCTATGTCGTGAACCGGGGCGGCGCGGTAAGCGACCTCATCGCCCTGTACAAGGCGATGGGCGGGGGCTGGTACAGCGCGGAGCCGGTGCTCGACCCGGCGACCCGCGAACAGATGCGGCAGCGCACCGATTGGGGCGATCTGCTGTCCGAACCGGCGCCTGCCCCGGCCGCCGCCGTGTCCGCGCAAAAGGTGCGACCCGATGAGTGA
- the ppk2 gene encoding polyphosphate kinase 2 has protein sequence MNAQKKAAAEDKPPAQAKLSGKQYAEELARLHVELVKVQEWVSQTGAKVCIIFEGRDGAGKGGTIKAITERVSPRVFRVIALPAPSDREKTQMYMQRYLPYLPAAGEVVIFDRSWYNRAGVERVMGFCTKDDVKIFLKGVPLVERAIVGSGIILLKYWLEVSEEEQTRRLQARITDERKIWKLTRMDLDSYSRWYDYSRARDDMFAATDTSVSPWYVAQSDDKKKVRLNIISHLLAHIPYKRMPRPKVKLPKRQKAGGYRDPGHPLRMVPAKF, from the coding sequence ATGAACGCTCAGAAGAAGGCAGCAGCAGAGGACAAGCCGCCGGCGCAAGCCAAGCTTTCGGGAAAGCAGTACGCCGAGGAACTGGCCCGGCTGCACGTGGAACTGGTCAAGGTCCAGGAATGGGTCAGCCAGACCGGCGCCAAGGTCTGCATCATTTTCGAAGGACGCGACGGCGCCGGCAAAGGCGGAACGATCAAGGCGATCACCGAGCGCGTCAGTCCGCGCGTCTTCCGGGTGATCGCCCTGCCTGCCCCCTCGGATCGCGAAAAAACCCAGATGTACATGCAGCGCTACCTGCCCTACCTGCCGGCGGCGGGCGAGGTCGTGATCTTCGACCGCAGCTGGTACAACCGGGCCGGCGTCGAACGGGTCATGGGCTTCTGCACCAAGGATGACGTCAAGATCTTCCTGAAAGGCGTGCCGCTGGTCGAACGGGCCATCGTCGGCTCGGGCATCATCCTGCTCAAGTACTGGCTGGAAGTCAGCGAAGAAGAACAGACCCGCCGGCTGCAGGCCCGCATCACGGATGAGCGCAAGATCTGGAAGCTGACCAGGATGGACCTCGATTCGTACAGCCGCTGGTACGATTATTCGCGCGCCCGCGACGACATGTTCGCGGCCACCGACACCAGCGTGTCGCCCTGGTACGTCGCGCAATCGGACGACAAGAAAAAGGTACGCCTGAATATCATCAGCCACCTGCTCGCCCACATCCCGTACAAGCGCATGCCGCGGCCCAAGGTGAAGCTGCCCAAGCGGCAGAAAGCCGGCGGCTACCGCGATCCGGGGCATCCCTTGCGGATGGTTCCCGCCAAATTCTGA
- a CDS encoding SRPBCC family protein → MTTGTVTLHRVMRAPAERIYRAFLEPDAIARWLPPYGYTCLVHQLDAKVGGMHKMSFRNFGTGHSHNFGGEYLELVPSQKIRYSDQFDDPNLPGRMQTTVTLREVACGTEVNIVQEGIPAAIPPEMCYLGWQESLAQLMRLVEPEIPE, encoded by the coding sequence ATGACTACCGGAACCGTAACCCTGCATCGCGTCATGCGCGCGCCGGCCGAACGCATCTATCGGGCCTTCCTGGAACCCGACGCGATCGCGCGCTGGCTTCCTCCTTACGGCTACACCTGCCTGGTCCACCAACTGGACGCCAAGGTCGGCGGCATGCACAAGATGTCGTTCCGCAACTTCGGCACCGGCCACAGCCACAACTTCGGCGGCGAGTACCTGGAACTGGTGCCAAGCCAGAAGATCCGCTACTCCGACCAGTTCGACGATCCAAACCTGCCCGGCCGCATGCAGACCACCGTCACCCTACGCGAGGTCGCCTGCGGCACGGAGGTAAACATCGTGCAGGAGGGCATACCCGCCGCGATCCCGCCGGAGATGTGCTACCTGGGCTGGCAGGAGTCTCTGGCGCAACTGATGCGACTGGTCGAACCCGAGATTCCCGAGTGA
- a CDS encoding SAM-dependent methyltransferase produces the protein MWDERYAVDEYVYGTEPNAFLAEHAGLLSGPVLSVAEGEGRNAVFLASLGLDVLGVDGSAVGLAKARRLAAAKGVSIRTETADFAGYEPPPASFGAVVSIFAHMPSGLRKRVHRLAELSLKPGGILLLEAYRKAQLGRGTGGPPDADMLMALADLEQDFPNCQVLLAREIERDVVEGIFHTGPACVVQFIARKK, from the coding sequence ATGTGGGACGAACGCTACGCCGTTGACGAGTACGTGTATGGGACCGAGCCGAACGCCTTTCTGGCTGAGCACGCGGGCCTGCTTTCCGGGCCGGTGCTCAGCGTGGCCGAAGGGGAGGGACGCAACGCCGTTTTCCTGGCCTCGCTGGGCCTGGACGTGCTTGGCGTGGACGGTTCCGCCGTCGGGCTGGCCAAGGCGCGCAGGCTGGCGGCCGCAAAGGGCGTGTCGATCCGCACCGAAACGGCGGACTTCGCCGGGTACGAGCCGCCGCCAGCATCCTTCGGCGCCGTCGTGTCGATCTTCGCCCACATGCCCAGCGGCTTGCGCAAGAGAGTGCACCGCCTGGCCGAACTTTCGCTCAAGCCGGGCGGCATCCTCCTGCTGGAGGCATACCGGAAGGCGCAGCTGGGCCGCGGCACGGGCGGCCCTCCGGACGCGGACATGCTCATGGCGCTCGCGGACCTGGAGCAGGACTTCCCGAATTGCCAGGTGCTGCTTGCGCGCGAGATCGAGCGCGATGTGGTCGAGGGCATATTCCACACGGGGCCGGCATGCGTGGTGCAGTTCATTGCAAGAAAGAAGTGA
- a CDS encoding DUF1801 domain-containing protein, producing MAEKPLAKATKAVKKTSSQPVLLSGGNPQIAKGYGDAPVQAYIAAMPGWKSGLGRRLDTLIERAAPGVQKAVKWNSPLYGMEGQGWFLSVHCFTKYVKVAFFRGAKLQPVPPGPSKSQDTRYLDIREDDELDEAQFMAWVKQASALPGEQM from the coding sequence ATGGCAGAAAAGCCTCTTGCCAAAGCAACGAAAGCCGTCAAGAAAACCAGCTCGCAGCCTGTCCTGTTGTCCGGCGGCAATCCGCAGATCGCCAAGGGCTACGGCGACGCGCCGGTGCAGGCGTACATCGCGGCCATGCCGGGCTGGAAGAGCGGCCTCGGGCGCCGCCTGGACACACTGATCGAGCGCGCCGCGCCCGGCGTGCAGAAAGCCGTCAAGTGGAACTCGCCGCTGTATGGCATGGAAGGCCAAGGCTGGTTCCTGAGCGTTCACTGCTTTACCAAGTACGTGAAGGTGGCGTTCTTCCGCGGCGCAAAGCTGCAGCCCGTGCCGCCTGGGCCGTCCAAAAGCCAGGACACGCGCTATCTCGACATCCGCGAGGACGACGAGCTGGACGAAGCGCAGTTCATGGCCTGGGTGAAGCAGGCCAGCGCGCTCCCCGGCGAGCAGATGTGA
- a CDS encoding LysR family transcriptional regulator has product MSLTIRSLQHYAVLAEEKHYSRAAQRLHLTQSALTRSIQSLEDSLGLVLVDRASTGVTPTQAGRMVLERAQRILGETRDLRREAELIRGHDTGRVNLGVGAFPAAGFLSPLLVRIAREHPGLSVHVEIESWQRLLDKLQQDKLDLAVAVTHSLPPPGDFTVRPLPPQHGGLFTRAGHPLQGLGKPRLRAALAQYRLAATDLPLRAREYLARLYQVARPEDLPIAFECDSVATLRDVALGSDVVLFCTREAIAAELAQGVLEPLPLAYPAAGPLTYSVIHRARRTLSPTAERVIELVQDLLSDAATPRAAAAKKRQVRR; this is encoded by the coding sequence ATGAGCCTCACAATACGGTCGCTCCAGCACTACGCCGTGCTCGCCGAGGAAAAGCACTACTCCCGGGCGGCGCAGCGGCTGCATTTGACGCAGTCCGCGCTGACGCGCAGCATCCAGTCGCTGGAAGACTCGCTGGGGCTGGTGCTGGTGGACCGGGCGTCCACGGGCGTGACGCCGACGCAGGCTGGCCGCATGGTGCTGGAGCGCGCGCAGCGCATCCTGGGAGAAACCCGCGACCTGCGGCGCGAAGCCGAACTGATACGCGGCCACGACACGGGCCGCGTGAACCTGGGCGTGGGGGCGTTTCCGGCGGCCGGCTTCCTGTCGCCGCTGCTGGTGCGCATCGCACGCGAACATCCCGGCCTGAGCGTGCACGTCGAGATCGAAAGCTGGCAGCGCCTGCTGGACAAGCTGCAGCAGGACAAGCTGGATCTGGCCGTGGCGGTGACGCACAGCCTGCCGCCGCCCGGCGATTTCACAGTGCGGCCCTTGCCGCCGCAGCACGGCGGCCTGTTCACCCGCGCCGGCCATCCGCTGCAGGGCCTGGGCAAGCCGCGCCTGCGCGCCGCGCTGGCGCAGTACCGCCTGGCCGCCACCGACCTGCCGCTGCGGGCGCGCGAGTACCTGGCCCGGCTGTACCAGGTGGCGCGGCCGGAAGACCTGCCCATCGCCTTCGAATGCGACAGCGTCGCCACGCTGCGCGACGTGGCGCTGGGCAGCGACGTGGTGCTGTTCTGCACGCGCGAGGCCATCGCGGCCGAACTGGCGCAGGGCGTGCTGGAACCGCTGCCGCTGGCCTATCCCGCCGCCGGCCCGCTGACCTACAGCGTCATCCATCGCGCGCGCCGCACGCTTTCCCCAACCGCGGAGCGGGTCATAGAACTGGTGCAGGACCTGCTGTCGGACGCGGCAACGCCCCGCGCCGCGGCGGCGAAGAAGCGCCAGGTCCGGCGTTAG
- a CDS encoding Bug family tripartite tricarboxylate transporter substrate binding protein, translating to MNRKSFLKLLGSSGAAMLGALACLSAAAAPVTQAPPWPGGGKPIRLVVPFPAGSGSDALARMLAMKVTQRTGAPVIVDNKPGAGTMIGAQEVARANPDGYTLLYTIVVTHTQNPHLYKKLPYDPVKDFTPVIQVVRSATVLVANKDAPFSTTAQMIDYARANPGKLNFASYSPGSTSHLNGEILKQQTGIDIVHVPYKGTADASRALLAGEVQVYFDGTATAVENARAGKVKLLGPATDRRLSVLPDLPTLKEQGIPGLDIVGWQGIFGPGDMPPALAERVAQVFREALDTPEVTQSIVSQGNEVSGAGPKEFAQIVQQDSVRWGAVIKRIGLVLQ from the coding sequence ATGAACCGCAAGTCGTTTTTGAAGCTGTTGGGTAGCAGCGGGGCTGCGATGCTGGGCGCCCTGGCCTGTCTTTCGGCGGCTGCCGCCCCCGTCACCCAGGCGCCGCCCTGGCCCGGCGGCGGCAAGCCCATCCGCCTGGTGGTGCCGTTTCCGGCCGGATCCGGGTCGGACGCGCTGGCGCGCATGCTGGCAATGAAGGTCACGCAGCGCACCGGCGCGCCGGTCATCGTCGACAACAAGCCTGGCGCCGGCACCATGATAGGCGCGCAGGAAGTGGCCCGCGCCAACCCCGACGGCTACACCCTGCTCTACACCATCGTCGTCACCCACACGCAGAATCCGCATCTGTACAAGAAGCTGCCCTACGATCCGGTGAAGGACTTCACTCCGGTCATCCAGGTGGTGCGCTCGGCCACCGTGCTGGTCGCCAACAAGGACGCGCCGTTCTCGACCACGGCGCAGATGATCGACTACGCCCGGGCCAATCCCGGCAAGTTGAACTTCGCTTCCTACAGCCCCGGGTCCACCTCGCATCTGAACGGCGAGATCCTGAAGCAGCAGACCGGCATCGACATCGTGCACGTGCCCTACAAGGGCACCGCCGACGCCAGCCGCGCGCTGCTGGCGGGCGAGGTCCAGGTCTACTTCGACGGCACGGCCACCGCCGTGGAGAACGCACGCGCCGGCAAGGTCAAGCTGCTGGGCCCGGCCACCGACCGCCGCCTGAGCGTGCTGCCGGACCTGCCCACCCTGAAGGAGCAAGGCATACCCGGGCTGGACATCGTCGGCTGGCAGGGCATCTTCGGCCCTGGCGACATGCCACCGGCATTGGCCGAGCGCGTGGCCCAGGTGTTCCGCGAAGCGCTGGACACGCCCGAGGTGACTCAGAGCATCGTGTCGCAGGGCAACGAAGTCAGCGGCGCGGGCCCCAAGGAATTCGCGCAGATCGTCCAGCAGGACAGCGTGCGCTGGGGCGCCGTGATCAAGCGCATCGGCCTGGTCCTCCAGTAA
- a CDS encoding N-acyl-D-amino-acid deacylase family protein, producing the protein MHDLVIRGGTIVDGSGQPRYQADLAIEDGRVVQAEGKAGAARREIRADGCLVAPGWVDIHTHYDGQATWDPYLSPSTWHGVTTAIMGNCGVGFAPVKPERREWLIKVMEGVEDIPGSVLSEGIQWDWETFPEYLDALDRRPKALDVGAQIPHSAVRAYVMGERAIHHDEASPADLIAMREVVREALAAGAVGFSTSRTFLHKYDERKYPPGTFATGEEITALGSVMGEVGHGVFQMTANHPAMEGEMPWLEQLARHNRLPVLFNLQQTDGAPDVWKQIAASLERAHREGVPLLAGISGRPLGILFSWQSTLHPFIAHPSYQPLHALPLAEKLAHLRDPATRSRIMNEQRGLLDRRAETLFSSFHKIYRLGSNPDYEPLPEESVAAMAQRDGRAPLEIVYDLMLENDGQAILYYPSFNYSYENLDHLHQLMQHPNTVNSLSDGGAHCGYICDVSMPTFMLSHWTRDRRRGPLLELEHVVKRQTRDTASVYGLLDRGLLQPGYKADVNIIDPAAVRVHCPEMVFDLPGGGRRLIQRADGYVATLVNGVPIFEGGAATGALPGKLLRGARSQQA; encoded by the coding sequence ATGCATGATCTGGTCATACGCGGCGGCACGATCGTCGATGGCTCGGGCCAGCCCCGCTACCAGGCGGACCTGGCCATAGAAGACGGACGCGTGGTCCAGGCCGAAGGCAAGGCCGGCGCCGCGCGCCGCGAGATCCGCGCCGACGGCTGCCTGGTAGCGCCGGGCTGGGTCGACATCCACACCCACTACGACGGCCAGGCCACCTGGGACCCGTACCTCAGCCCTTCCACCTGGCATGGTGTCACCACCGCCATCATGGGCAATTGCGGCGTGGGCTTCGCCCCCGTCAAGCCGGAACGGCGCGAGTGGCTCATCAAGGTCATGGAGGGCGTGGAGGACATCCCCGGCTCGGTGCTGTCCGAAGGCATCCAGTGGGATTGGGAGACCTTTCCCGAATACCTGGATGCGCTGGACCGCCGCCCCAAGGCGCTGGACGTGGGCGCGCAGATCCCGCACAGCGCGGTGCGCGCCTATGTCATGGGCGAGCGCGCCATCCACCACGACGAAGCCTCGCCCGCCGACCTGATCGCCATGCGGGAAGTCGTGCGCGAAGCGCTGGCCGCGGGCGCGGTCGGGTTCTCCACCTCACGCACCTTTCTGCACAAGTACGACGAGCGCAAGTATCCGCCCGGCACCTTCGCCACCGGCGAAGAGATCACCGCCCTGGGCTCGGTCATGGGAGAAGTCGGCCATGGCGTATTCCAGATGACCGCCAACCATCCCGCCATGGAAGGCGAAATGCCCTGGCTGGAGCAGCTGGCGCGCCACAACCGCCTGCCCGTGCTGTTCAACCTGCAGCAGACCGACGGCGCGCCCGACGTCTGGAAGCAGATCGCCGCCAGCCTGGAGCGCGCGCACCGCGAAGGCGTGCCGCTGCTGGCAGGCATCAGCGGACGCCCGCTGGGCATACTGTTTTCCTGGCAGAGCACGCTGCACCCGTTCATCGCGCATCCCAGCTACCAGCCGCTGCATGCCCTGCCGCTGGCGGAGAAACTGGCCCATCTGCGCGACCCGGCCACGCGCAGCCGCATCATGAATGAACAGCGCGGCCTCTTGGACCGCCGCGCCGAAACGCTGTTCAGCAGCTTCCACAAGATCTACCGCCTGGGCAGCAATCCCGACTACGAGCCGCTGCCCGAGGAAAGCGTGGCCGCCATGGCGCAGCGCGACGGCCGCGCACCGCTGGAAATCGTGTACGACCTGATGCTGGAGAACGACGGCCAGGCCATCCTGTACTACCCGTCCTTCAACTATTCGTACGAGAACCTGGATCATCTGCACCAGCTCATGCAGCACCCCAACACCGTCAACAGCCTGTCCGACGGCGGTGCGCATTGCGGCTACATCTGCGACGTGAGCATGCCCACCTTCATGCTCAGCCACTGGACCCGCGACCGCCGCCGCGGCCCGCTGCTGGAGCTGGAACACGTGGTCAAGCGGCAGACGCGCGATACCGCCAGCGTGTACGGACTGCTGGACCGCGGTCTGCTGCAGCCCGGCTACAAGGCCGACGTCAACATCATAGATCCCGCTGCCGTGCGCGTGCATTGCCCGGAAATGGTGTTCGACCTGCCGGGCGGCGGCCGCCGCCTGATCCAGCGCGCCGACGGCTATGTGGCCACGCTGGTCAACGGCGTGCCCATCTTCGAGGGCGGCGCGGCCACGGGCGCGCTGCCGGGCAAGCTGTTGCGCGGGGCGCGCAGCCAGCAGGCATGA
- a CDS encoding IclR family transcriptional regulator: protein MKNNRSIQRCLSIMRAFRGNGRPTLAELARAVELPHATVLRFLQTLEEEGYAAREDSRWRLTPQVFELGFAAMESLGVTDAVQEILQNLADAYSGTSNLGEANPEGVIIIGRAMAPAERRRLVVMNLRVGSVLPPASALAGGLRLAPGQWTRFDYPDSNQVSVAVPVPQAGSRLLSVGISVAAPEVEGDRLEADMVPALQQAAQTIAGVIRVGVV, encoded by the coding sequence TTGAAGAATAATAGATCGATCCAGCGGTGTCTATCCATCATGCGGGCCTTCCGCGGCAACGGCCGGCCCACGCTGGCCGAGCTGGCGCGCGCCGTCGAACTGCCGCACGCGACCGTGCTGCGCTTCCTGCAGACGCTGGAAGAAGAGGGCTACGCCGCGCGCGAAGACAGCCGCTGGCGCCTCACGCCGCAGGTCTTCGAACTGGGGTTCGCGGCCATGGAAAGCCTGGGCGTCACGGATGCCGTGCAGGAGATCCTGCAGAATCTGGCCGATGCCTATTCAGGAACTTCCAATTTGGGCGAGGCCAATCCCGAGGGGGTGATCATCATCGGCCGCGCCATGGCGCCGGCCGAGCGCCGCCGTCTGGTGGTGATGAATCTGCGCGTGGGCAGCGTGCTGCCGCCGGCCAGCGCGCTGGCCGGCGGTTTGCGCCTGGCGCCGGGCCAGTGGACCCGGTTCGACTATCCGGACAGCAACCAGGTGTCGGTGGCCGTGCCCGTGCCGCAGGCGGGCTCGCGCCTGCTGTCGGTGGGGATATCGGTGGCCGCGCCGGAAGTGGAAGGCGACCGGCTGGAGGCCGACATGGTGCCCGCCTTGCAGCAGGCGGCCCAGACCATCGCCGGGGTGATCCGGGTCGGCGTGGTGTAG